gccttatgcctggtgttttgttccactcttgccgcactagttactgttataccgggattatgttccttgagtttgcattccttacgcggtcgggtgatttatgggacccccttgacagttcgccttgaataaaactcctccagcaaggcccaaccttggttttaccatttgcgacctatacctttttcccccgggttttctagagcccgagggtcatctttattttaaacccccgggccagtgctcctctgagtattggtccaaactgtcagtcgccggtggccaccaggggcaactctggtctggcctatcggaagcttggacaatccggtgtgccctgagaacgagatatgtgcagctcctatcgggatttgtcggcacattcgggaggctttgctggtcttgttttaccattgtcgagatgtcttgtaaaccggaattccgagactgatcgggtctttccgggagaaggtttatccttcgttgaccgtgagagcttatgatgggctaagttgggacacccctgcagggtaatatctttcaaaagccgtgcccgcggttatgaggcagatgggaatttgttaatgtccggttgtagataacttgtcacttgacccaattaaaatacaccaagtgcgtgtgtagccgtgatggtctcttctcggcggagtccgggaagtgaacacggtttgtgttatgGATGAcataagtaggtgttcaggatcacttcttggtcattgctaaatgacgtccgttcctttgcttctcttctcgctctcatttgcgcaagttagccaccatatatgcatTTGCCGCTGCAGCTTCACCTCTTGCACCCTActtgtcctacaagcttaaatagacttgatctcgcgggtgtgagattgctgagtccccgtgactcacagatacttccaaaaccagttgcaggtgccgacgatgccagtgcagacgatggcatcgatctcaagtgggagttcgatgaggaacgtggtcgttactatgtgtcttttcctgatgatcagtagtggagcccagttgggacgatcggggatctagcatttggggttgtcttattttcatctggtttttgaccgtagtcggtctatctgtttgtattttggatgatgtatgaataatatttatgtattgtgtgaagtggcgattgtaagccaactctttatcccattcttgttcattacatgggattgtgtgaagatgacccttcttgcgacaaaaccactatgcggttatgcctctaagtcgtgcctcgacacgtgggagatatagccgcatcgtgggcgttacactaaAGTCCCTTAAGAAGCATTAAATTTTCTATTATCAATGTTAACTATGGATCGAAGAAATGTGGAAAGAAATAAACTTAACGAGGAAATATATAGTTTGGGAACTTGTTACCATACCAAACAACTGCAAACCAATTGTTTATAAgtgtttttcttttctatttgTAAGGAAATTTGGTTCACTGGAATATTATAATGTCACTCTTGTTATTAAATTATTCACAAAGGGAAATATACTTTGGGAAAACTCCTTTCTCCTGAAATTTAGGAAAATAGGAAACAAAGACATGGTTTGCTAATTGAATAAACGAGATGATACCCCGCACATTGTTGAGGGAATATTTTGTTTCAATGTGATTTGTTGTATGAAGCATGAATATTTGAAATAATAATATAAAAAGCTAAAACTGAAAATACGTATAATTTATTATGTTTGATTACTATATAGTTGTAATTTATTATGTTTCATGATGAAGTGGCatgcttgcatgttgagagaTATATGATAGTGATGGTGGGCATTTCTCATGCATGTTgtgtgatgatgtggcatgcttgcatgttgagagaaataGTTAGTGGGTGCTAGCTATTTAGATATAATAGATTAATATATGGTCTTATAACTAAGCTTCACATCAGTCGGATAGCATGGTAAATGGTCATATGGTTATCTAAATGAAGCAAGGCAGTCGTCTGCAATTGTAAGTGTAAACTATTTTACATTGTTATTATATATATTAATGATGTTCTTGTTGTTTTCAATGATAAAGTCACACTAATGGAAGTGAAAAGCTTGGTTATCTTATAACTTTCATATGAAAGCATGTTTGGAGCTTTGGATATTTCGGGAGTGGGAATATATAGGAAATGTTTTGAAGCGTTTCTCTATGGAAAATTGCAAACCTGTTAAAGTACCTTGATAAAGAGAAACATACTCAGTGAGGAATTACGTATGAACTTCCGAGGAAAAAGGGATAATAAATGGTATTCACTTTTTGTTGTTGTATTTCATTATACAACCATACCTTAGCTACTGTAAATTTATTAATGCCTTCAAACAGTGGAAGGAAAGACGTGTGATTAAGATAATCTCTTGCATCATATAAGGTCATGGAATGTGCATCACAACATGTCACTTATTCTAGAATTTGGGACAGTAAAATTGAGTCTAAACCGAGTGCTCTCAGCGATTTGCGTTTTTGACCGACCGTTTTCGCGACCTGGATGTTTCTGACTGTTAGATCTGATTTGTGCACCACATTTCTGTCTCGTGGGCTTGTTTTCCTAAGGGGACGCTATTCCGACAGAAAAAACAATGTGTTCGGGCTCCTGGGTCAAAGGGACCGGCCCCTTGGGCAGCGAGGCTGAGCGCTTGCGTGGTGGGGTGTGGCcaagaaaaagagaaaagaaaaaagaaaaaggaaaaaaaggaggGCGACGGTTCTGACGCGACATTTCCTGATTGGGGGATGACGCGGCTTGCCTATGGACGCGACGTGCGACCATCCGTGCGACGCAACCATCGCACGATTGTGCTTCCATGTACTTCCTGCTCCAGAATTTATGCGAAGAACACACTAAAATACACATCGTAATACAGATTCCCTGCCGTATTACTCTCATCATTAAAAGTGAAACCGGAGGGAATAATCCAATCTCCCGCGAACATACCCACAAAATACAGGGATAATTAGTTtcatgcccctagttgtgtctcACTCgactgttttacccctaatttccaaaagCCATCAGTTCTATCCAAGTCACTTCGCTCCTCTTTtacttttgccctttgaccgacactttgaaaacttcataaaagATCATACTAAATCAAAAAAATGTAAAGAAGCTACCAAAATGTTTGGAAAAACACCACCTACATGTcaatgtcatttgcattcatgaaaaaatgtaggaaagtgcccatccgaggtTTAGCTCTTATGATACCGCCATGAACagtaaaaactaaaaaaaattcaaaaaaattggtggcaaagaatgataAATGTTTTGAGTgcagtgcttgccaagtttcatcagggaatgaaatgtgtggaagtcgtggcaaaaaaacaatcagcactccaaaatagattttttttgccacgacttccacaaATGTCATTCCCTCATGAAAACTATGGCATTTGCAAAAATGTTCACCATATATTAAAAATTATTTGTGTGTCATTGAAAATTGCTCACCACATTTCTGAAAAACATTTATAGTACAGAAAGAGAGAAAAAAATAAGGGAAAGAACACCATTGGAGCACCCCATCCGTACGTTTTCTTTTTGATTTGCGACTGCTCTTTTCTTTcgagttgggccggcccatttcagGGGTAGGCTCGGGAAAAATACAAAGAAAAGACAACAGAAAAAACATAGACAAACCCTTAGATGTTAGCCCAGACAAACCCTAACTCCCAACGAGGTGAAATCGGAATCAATCGAGCCAAACCAAATCTCAGATTCGCAAATTATCAGCGAAGCATGGCTGTAATGTCGAAGGACATCGGAgggccgccgccggccgccgtggCTGAAACGGGCAACCGCCCGGCGGAGTCGCCCCAGCACGATACCGTCGGCAAGAAAGCTGACGGCGGCGAGGTCGACAACTTGTCCCCCGTGGGCCGTGGAGGACATCCAGGAAGAGATCGACGGATTAGAATCGTCGACGGTCGAAATGGAATAAGACGGCGCTCAGAAATCGCTCTCTGTCGAGGTGGACCAGGCTGGCGAAGGTACGGACAAGGAGGAGACCACCGCAGAGTTGGCCCAAGCCGCCGCCGGAGTCGGCTCTCGTTGCAAGAACTTCGACCCGCTGAAGGGAATGATTGCGGATAAGTCTGAGTGCAGCGGAGAGGGGCTGCCTGGCGCCACCGCGGAAGCTACAGCCAGCAGAGCGCGCGGGCAGGGATTGACTCTGGATGACGAGACTGCCTGCGGCACTCCGGCGGGGTCAGCTAGCGACGCCGAGCGCATTGAAGCGCCAGCCAAGCTCGAGGCAAATCCTCACATCACCATAGTAATTGCTGAAACGGGTTCCGAAAGCACTGAATCACTGAAAGGGGTTGACAATGCAGACGTCTTCATAAAAATCGACACAGACTCTCATGGCATGGGGCTGGCAGCCATGGTGGAAACAGAGAATGGAGCTTCTTTGTCCACCAAGTCTCAGCCGGGGACTGAACAGCCGCCCCCGCCTGTCCCTATAGTCTCGCACCACCGTGGCACTTGCCAGGAGCTGATGAAAGTTACCAGTAGAGTGGATGCAGAACGTAAGTTGAAAGAGACCGAGCTGTCGAACATTCAGAAGCACACAAGTGACCGTGACATTGGCAGAGGTCGTCAGGACACAGGCACCAGCAACAGAACTCATTTCTCACACAGCTATTCTGGGGAGTGCTCGACTTCTGGATCATTTAGGGACATAGTTGATGAAGAGAGGGAAGAGATTGAGCCCCATGAGTTACAAATTCAGACGAGTGAAATAAGGTAGCTACTCTATCCTTCGCATCTTCCTCTTATGTTACAGTGCCAATGCCATATGCCGTTATAGTTTTACCTTGTTTAGTTCCAAATTACAAGCGCTCAATGTGGCTTGAGTACAGAGAGAAGCCTGGGAATCTGATGAGGAAAGAATGGGAAGAGCAGAAGCTAAGAAGGATTAAATATATGCTGCAAGCTTCATTTGAAGGACGCGCCAGCAGGAGAAAGTGGAAAATGTGGCGAAGTTTGGGAGTGACCACCGCCGTGTGAGGGGTAACTGCCGTATTGCTCTACTTGCTCTCGCTCTTCCTTGACAAAGAGaaaggatcagaagaaacacctTTGTGCAGCGGGGCAATGGAGGCCGAGCCCCCTGCCCCTCCGGAGGCCAGGAGGAGAAGTGAATGGATAGCTTGGGCATTGCAAAAGGTCCTGGCTCCGGTGATTCTTGTTGGTGTACTGTCCATGGTACGAAAGCTTGTGATCAAGAAGGAACTTGACATCATGGACTATGAGAACAACGCCGCTGCCAACTTTTGGATCAATTCTTTGTCAAAGGCGGTGTTTTTCGCCGTCAAGGAGTGCCCCAAGCTGCTGAGGCGTGAACTGTGGGCCCGAATTCTCGTTGGGTCACTGGAATCGGGGGTACTACGAACCTGACGTGCCCGATGCATAAGCGGTAATGAAACACTAGGATATCTGTTTGTTTACTGCTTACATATGTGGTATGTGTAGACAAGATAACGTTTTGCATGAGCAGAAACGGTGATGAAGTTACATAGTATGTGGTATATAATTCTTCAATCTGTTACACTGTCTTGCAAAGCACATGCTATTTTTGTTGATCTAATCACCACATATGCAGAGCACATCATGTCAGTAGAATGTGTTTTGTCCTTTACTACCAATCATCTGAACTTTTCCCTAGTCCTGTGTTATATTCATAAATGTCTTCGAGTTAGTGAATTGTTTGTTCAGCGCtgttatttattattattatttttctttcCCACGTCATGCTTGGGTAGAATTAACAGGATGTACCTGTGGAAATCTGATGTTGGAGTATTTGTGGAGGTATTTTAGACGCACCCATCTATCTCAAAAGGGCCACCAATCCTGTTTCTAGCTCTTCCTACTTGTAATTATAATGATTAAATTTCTTTTGTGCCTTTTCATTCATTTTGCAGAGTGCACTGCCGTGGAGGTTTAAGCAATGCTTCATTCTTTACTTGAAAAGTGATGTCAAGCTTCCCTGTCTCTCGTATGTCCTATTCAAATTCTTTGTTATTTATAGTCTACTACTGCAGTTCATTCCTTCCACTGAGGCATGCAGCCTCGGTTATCTATCTTGCCGATTAACTTAGGCTGATTTCCAGGATATTTCCACTGATAAAATTAGACATTGTATGTGTACacttgtgacgcccggataatcaagccacagtaacctctgctaatgatgccacgtcacctccgttactgtcgCTAATCTCCcgttagttcaaaacgattcgaattcatatttgaatttttgtcAAACATCAAAAActttcaaacattaaaacaaaaTTGTTCGGTATGTGAATTAAGTTTACTAAATTAGGTACAACCTATGCatttttacaaaactaaaatgttAGGTAGATAAAGAGAacacagaaaagaaaataaagaaaacgaaaagactaaaatagaattaaaacaaaacaaaacaaagaaaaaggaaaccccccccccccccccccgcgcgcgcgcTGGACCTCGGCCCAGCAGGCTACAGGGCCGCCAAGCCGGCCCAGCCGCGCCCGCTACTACtatccccgaaaccctaaccccccacgACCGCACACTCCCTCCCACTACCCCACTCGTTTCCCCCACATCTCCCTCGCttccccccgatctggatcgggggcagACGACCGCCGTCGCCCTGCTTCTACCTCGCCGGCACCCCTTCCTTGTCGTACCGCCCATCATCGTCGTCGCCTGCTCGTCCTGCTCCCAGCTGGACCGCCCCGAGCCCGGAGCCGCTCAACCCCGACGCCGGCAGCTTCCCCGAacggcgccgccctccgccgccccccatcgccggcgacactgccgccacctccccgagcccactgccTTCCCCCTGCAGCTCCCCTATGAGGAACCCCCCCCCCATATCCTCCTTTCCCTTCTCCCGTACGACCATCGTCCGCCACTCCCTCGCGTTGCGCGCGCGTGCGCCGGCGCGCACCACGGCGCCCCGCGCGCCTCCCCCGCTCATGGCTCCTGCCGCGCCGCGCCGACTTCGCCCCTCAGCAGCCCTGCTCGCCCGCTCACCGCAACCGCCTCGCTCGCCGGCCCCGCTGCTCTGCTCCGCCGCTCGCTGCACGCCGTCCCGCGCCGCTCGCCCGCCCCTGGCACCGCGCGCTTGCGCCGCCCGTTGCCTTTGGTGCCTCGGCGCAGCCTCGCCCTACCCCGGCGACGCCGTTCCCGCCAGCACCCCCTCTGGAGAGCCCACGCCCGCACGCCGGCGGTGCACGCAAACGGGCGCCCAGGCCCGCACGCCCGGCACCCGCCCCGGTTTGGCCTGTGCCTATGACAGCCAGGCCCCACACCCTGGAaaacaaaagaagaagaaaagaattaaaatgttaattaattaattagtgaattaattaGGCTTAATTAAACTAATCACCTAGTTAGATTAATTAatctgtttaattaaactaatcgaACTTAGTTATCTAATGTGTCCATGACATGGGtacccactggtcaggttgaccagtcaacagtcaAACTTTGGCTGCTGACTGGGCTCCTGAGTCAGCCCCCTGTCCCCACCAGTCAGCCCCATGTGTACACCTCTGGGTACACTTATTTGTACCCATAGCATTTAACATTTaattttcgaattaaaataatttagaaaatgaattaaaactttgaaaattaatataaaataatccgtaactcggatgaaaatattttgtacatgaaagttgctcagaatgacgagacgaatccgaatacgcagtccgttcgtccgccacacgtccctagcatagcaaactcacaactttccccctccggttcatttgtctgaaaacgcgaaacaccgggatactttcccggatgttttcccccttcgccggtatcacctatccctgcgttagatcacccctggcaccgcgtattgccttgttatatgttgtgatgctttgtttgctccgtatttactgtttcttccccctcttcttctccggtagaccccgagaccgacgtTGATGCGACTGAGTACGACTACATccccgacgacccctccttctcggctgagcttccaggcaagcccccccccccccccccgatcaccagatatcgcctattcttctctatactgcttgcattagagtagtgtagcatgttactgctttcgattaatcctattctgctgcatagcctgtcattgttgctacagatgttacccttacctgctatcctactgcttagtatgggatgctagtgttccatcagtggccctacactcttgtccgtctgccatgctatactactgggccgtgatcacttcgggaggtgatcacgggcatatgctatatactttatactgttacattacttattatgttgttcggagatgggggctgaaggggaaggtggctccatcccggtagaggtgggcctgggttcccgacggcccccgactgttactttgtggcggagcgacagggcaggttgagaccacctaggagagaggtgggcctggccctggttggCGTCCGCGGTTGCTTCAAAATAACACgtttaacgagatcttggtatttgatctgagtctggccactggcctatacgcactaaccaactacgcgggaacagttatgggcactcgacctcgtggtatcagccgaagccttcttgacgtcagcgactgagcggcgcgcgccgggttggactgcgtaacgcaacttcctttgtaatggaggttgctaggtctgctcaccggccgcgttcgcaacgtgcaggtgtgcaatgggcgatgggcccagacccctgcgccataggatttagaccggcgtgctgacctctctgttgtgcctaggtagggctgcgacgtgttgatcttacgaggccgggcatgacccaggaaagtgtgtccggccaaatgggatcgagcgtgttgggtaatgtggtgcacccctgcagggaagtttatctattcgaatagccgtgatcttcagTAACATgatgacttggagttgtaccttgaccttatgacaactagaaccggatacttaataaaacacacccttccaagtgccagatataacccggtgatcgctctcacacagggcgacgaggggaggatcgccgagtaggattatgctatgcgctgatacttggtgaacttactatctactctcttctacatgctgcaagatggaggctgccagaagtgtagtcttcgacaggactagctatccccttcttattctggcattctgcagttcagtccaccgatattgcccctttacacagatacccatgcatatgtagtgtagatccttgcttgcgagtactttagatgagtactcatggttgcttttccccctcttttccccctttccattctacctggttgtcgcaaccagatgctggagcccaggagccagacgccaccgtcgacgacgactcctactacaccggaggtgcctactactacgtacaggccgctgacgacgaccaggagtagtttaggggatcccaggcaggaggcctgcgcctctttcgatctgtatcccagtttgtgctagccttcttaaggcaaacttgtttaacttatgtctgtactcagatattgttgcttccgctgactcgtctatgatcgagcacttgtattcgagccctcgaggcccctggcttgtattatgatgcttgtatgacttattttatttttaaagttgtgttgtgatatcttcccgtgagtccctgatcttgatcgtacacgtttgcgtgtatgattagtgtacgattgaatcgggggcgtcacaacacttCCTTGTCTCACATGTTCACCCCTTGTTGCAACTAAGGGGAAGGATGTGGAAAGCCACCCCTTGTACTGACAAAGGCCATCACCCCGCTTTAGATATAAAGAAACGACCACTAAACAACCCAGCACAAGCCTCGCCCCCATCCGGAATGTTCACCCCTAGCTTACTGTTcttaggccttgtacaatgcaaggTGCTCAGTGGGGGTCCTTAAAGAAATAAACCAGTTTTTTAAGCACCAGT
This sequence is a window from Aegilops tauschii subsp. strangulata cultivar AL8/78 chromosome 7, Aet v6.0, whole genome shotgun sequence. Protein-coding genes within it:
- the LOC120968540 gene encoding uncharacterized protein yields the protein MIADKSECSGEGLPGATAEATASRARGQGLTLDDETACGTPAGSASDAERIEAPAKLEANPHITIVIAETGSESTESLKGVDNADVFIKIDTDSHGMGLAAMVETENGASLSTKSQPGTEQPPPPVPIVSHHRGTCQELMKVTSRVDAERKLKETELSNIQKHTSDRDIGRGRQDTGTSNRTHFSHSYSGECSTSGSFRDIVDEEREEIEPHELQIQTSEIREKPGNLMRKEWEEQKLRRIKYMLQASFEGRASRRKWKMWRSLGVTTAV